One genomic region from Hirundo rustica isolate bHirRus1 chromosome 5, bHirRus1.pri.v3, whole genome shotgun sequence encodes:
- the GUF1 gene encoding translation factor GUF1, mitochondrial isoform X4 — translation MNATASRNWLLNGSSGKKISYAGQVGYLIAGMKEVTEAQIGDTLFLYKQPVEPLPGFKSAKPMVFAGMYPIDQTEYNNLKSALERLTLNDSSVTVHRDSSLALGAGWRLGFLGLLHMEVFNQRLEQEYNMSVILTAPTVPYKAVLSSAKLIKEHGKDQITIINPAQFPDKFSVSEYLEPTVLGTIVTPHEYIGKIITLCQDRRAVQKDMLYIDENRVMLKYLFPLNEIVVDFYDALKSLSSGYASFDYEDAGYQSADLIKMDILLNGNPVEELATIIHNDKAYAAGKLLCERLKETIPRQLFEIAIQAAIGKKIIARETLKAYRKNVVAKCYGGDITRRMKLLKRQAEGKRLMRKIGNVEVPRDAFIRVLKRETDK, via the exons ATGAATGCAACAGCTTCCAGAAACTGGCTTCTCAATGGCAGCAGTGGGAAGAAAATCAG CTATGCAGGACAGGTGGGGTACCTGATTGCTGGAATGAAAGAAGTAACGGAAGCCCAAATAGGAGACACACTGTTTTTGTATAAACAGCCAGTGGAGCCTTTGCCTGGCTTTAAGTCAGCGAAGCCAATGGTTTTTGCAG GAATGTATCCTATAGATCAAACAGAATATAACAATCTCAAAAGTGCTTTGGAAAGGCTGACATTGAATGACTCCAGTGTAACTGTTCATCGTGACAGTAGCCTTGCCTTAGGAGCTGGATGGAG attgGGTTTCCTTGGTCTTCTACACATGGAAGTCTTTAATCAACGTTTGGAGCAAGAGTATAACATGTCTGTTATTTTGACTGCACCTACAGTTCCATATAAAGCTGTTCTTTCCTCAGCAAAGTTGATAAAG gAGCATGGAAAAGACCAGATCACTATTATCAACCCTGCTCAGTTTCCTGATAAATTTTCAGTATCAGAATATTTGGAGCCAACTGTTCTTGGTACTATTGTAACACCTCATGAATATATTGGGAAAATAATTACCTTGTGTCAG GATCGTCGGGCAGTCCAGAAGGATATGTTGTACATTGATGAAAACAGGGTTATGCTAAAATACCTCTTTCCGCTGAATGAAATTGTGGTGGATTTTTATGATGCTCTTAAGTCTCTGTCTTCTGGCTATGCAAG ttttgaTTATGAAGATGCAGGTTACCAATCAGCAGACCTAATCAAAATGGATATTCTTCTAAATGGAAATCCAGTTGAAGAACTGGCAACTATCATACACAA tgataaaGCCTATGCTGCTGGTAAACTTCTGTGTGAACGTTTAAAAGAGACTATTCCTAGACAGTTGTTTGAAATAGCCATCCAGGCTGCCATTGGCAAGAAAATCATTGCAAGAGAAAC gctGAAAGCTTACAGAAAAAATGTTGTGGCAAAATGt tatgGTGGAGACATTACAAGAAGAATGAAGCTTTTAAAGAGGCAAGCAGAAGGCAAGAGGTTGATGAGAAAAATTGGCAATGTTGAGGTTCCAAGAGATGCCTTTATACGAGTTCTAAAGAGAGAAACTGACAAATAG